From one Lotus japonicus ecotype B-129 chromosome 3, LjGifu_v1.2 genomic stretch:
- the LOC130742540 gene encoding serine/threonine-protein phosphatase 7 long form homolog, producing the protein MADEAVLTLGPKNPTLLVKQNKHVSGYVWNQTSKKVLKLRLPHIPLDGVPPQIEQYVRLAGFYEVALCGSLKQDKVLISALVERWRPETHTFHMPFGECTITLQDVAVQLGLNIDGQPVTGVTWCDWSDLVTRALGVTPPRRAIRGSCLNMRWLNQCFDFQNLGALGPAEAEFAARAFILRLIGTFLLPDHSGSHVPLRYLLLIENLALASTYSWGSAVLATLYHELCHATGYERQEIGGCTYLLQIWAWERIPMTAPEIIPILQIGCPIAGRWGRNPNRVDVGRQTNQIDLWRIKLDELRAEDFVWRPYPDHVINSLPERCWQSMHLWRSVVPMICYTFVEWHQPDRVLQQFGMFQGVPDPPYQIDKLHDITLAGKEQEDWVTAMMPFIQVWGQRHQRIVQQPVVNTLAGPNDRYMKWYAQHFIRWLTRQSSTTGQIGENIQHVWYGLSDVDRGMYTPEEMQSQAARCLTLCHQLDRITVPAASVELMPMDLPRPTIEYVPHVGRAEAQGLGKYWKEVHAQDVTIHGGTLPPREGEYSLYPLHQGDSYRQYHFGGGSRQPANESGSSGSSQHYQEPQVQMPESQPYSGSQPYIADMSFGESQSQQYFQEEPHSIYDQFRTPEMQHIDPQGWSPVPGWGGGGVSEVLEIPRASDVLNPRPSFWNVANPDAISNAQASFVFDLNQASGVGDNESNIQHGLSYGQGSQHENQAEQEGRPYRVARDTPWPDCGTGSHRIHH; encoded by the exons ATGGCGGATGAAGCAGTGCTAACTCTCGGTCCAAAAAATCCGACGTTGTTggtgaaacaaaacaaacatgtGTCGGGATATGTTTGGAACCAAACAAGTAAGAAAGTCTTGAAGCTGAGATTACCCCACATTCCTTTGGATGGTGTCCCTCCACAAATCGAACAATACGTTCGATTGGCCGGATTTTACGAGGTCGCTCTATGTGGTTCTCTCAAACAAGACAAAGTGTTGATATCCGCATTGGTGGAGCGTTGGCGGCCCGAGACGCACACCTTTCATATGCCGTTTGGAGAGTGCACCATCACTCTTCAAGATGTTGCCGTTCAGCTGGGACTAAATATTGATGGACAACCTGTTACCGGGGTGACATGGTGTGACTGGTCTGATCTCGTTACTCGTGCGCTAGGAGTCACTCCACCGCGACGTGCTATTAGAGGAAGTTGTTTAAACATGAGATGGTTAAACCAGtgttttgattttcaaaacctAGGTGCACTTGGGCCGGCAGAAGCTGAATTTGCTGCAAGAGCATTCATTTTGCGCTTGATTGGAACTTTCTTATTACCCGACCACTCGGGATCACATGTGCCTCTAAGATATCTACTACTAATAGAGAATTTAGCTCTGGCCTCCACGTACAGTTGGGGTTCGGCTGTGCTTGCAACTCTCTATCATGAGTTATGCCATGCAACCGGTTATGAACGACAAGAAATCGGTGGTTGTACTTATTTGCTCCAAATCTGGGCTTGGGAAAGGATTCCAATGACTGCCCCtgaaatcataccgatattgcAAATCGGCTGCCCCATCGCAGGAAG GTGGGGAAGAAACCCAAATCGTGTTGACGTTGGTCGTCAAACGAATCAAATTGATTTGTGGCGGATCAAGCTCGACGAACTGAGAGCTGAAGAC TTTGTCTGGAGGCCATACCCAGATCATGTTATAAATTCGCTACCGGAACGGTGTTGGCAAAGTATGCACTTGTGGAGATCAGTTGTGCCAATGATATGCTACACCTTTGTTGAGTGGCACCAACCGGATAGAGTCTTGCAACAGTTTGGCATGTTTCAGGGGGTACCTGACCCACCATATCAAATTGATAAACTGCATGACATAACTTTGGCGGGGAAGGAACAGGAAGATTGGGTTACAGCCATGATGCCCTTTATACAGGTGTGGGGGCAAAGACACCAAAGGATAGTTCAGCAACCCGTGGTTAATACGTTAGCTGGCCCTAACGACCGTTACATGAAGTGGTACGCCCAACATTTCATTCGTTGGCTGACGCGTCAGAGTTCGACAACAGGGCAAATT ggtgaaaacattcaacatgtGTGGTATGGACTTTCTGACGTCGATCGCGGTATGTATACACCTGAGGAAATGCAAAGCCAAGCCGCGCGTTGCCTTACTTTATGTCACCAGCTGGACAGGATTACTGTTCCTGCCGCGTCAGTTGAACTCATGCCTATGGACTTACCACGTCCCACAATTGAATACGTACCACATGTTGGAAGAGCAGAAGCACAGGGTTTGGGCAAGTATTGGAAAGAGGTGCATGCTCAGGATGTGACTATACATGGAGGTACTCTACCACCTCGAGAGGGCGAGTACTCGTTGTATCCCCTACATCAGGGTGATTCATACCGACAATACCACTTTGGTGGTGGGTCGAGACAGCCTGCAAATGAGTCAGGGTCATCTGGTAGTTCCCAACACTACCAAGAGCCACAGGTGCAGATGCCGGAGTCACAACCATATTCTGGCTCACAACCATACATTGCGGACATGTCGTTTGGTGAATCACAGTCACAACAATATTTTCAAGAGGAGCCTCATTCGATTTATGACCAGTTCAGGACACCGGAAATGCAGCACATTGATCCCCAAGGATGGAGCCCTGTACCTGGATGGGGAGGCGGTGGTGTAAGTGAAGTGTTGGAAATTCCCCGAGCTTCTGACGTGTTGAATCCCCGACCATCATTCTGGAATGTTGCCAACCCAGATGCAATCAGCAATGCACAGGCTAGCTTTGTGTTTGACTTGAACCAAGCATCTGGAGTAGGAGACAATGAGTCCAACATCCAACATGGACTTTCTTATGGCCAAGGTAGCCAACATGAGAACCAAGCAGAGCAGGAAGGTAGGCCATATCGAGTAGCGAGAGACACACCTTGGCCTGATTGCGGAACAGGATCCCATCGAATTCATCATTGA
- the LOC130749559 gene encoding uncharacterized protein LOC130749559, whose translation MTTNLSEAVNKVLKGARNMPITALVKCTYGRMVDYFVQRGQAAAREKAAGHIFCKKVIVAIEKNVLLASAHIVRTYSIDRTRFEVEEGFNQRRHRNGYVWSLRLDNRTCECGSFQTFKYPCDHAIAACMHQSLDYWSLVDPVYTLQSILDAYQGQWYPIGNDLNMPPREGDRIVPDPSTARAKGRPRSTRIRNEMDLTEPQSSRRSVTLQR comes from the coding sequence ATGACAACAAACTTATCTGAGGCCGTTAACAAAGTGTTGAAGGGGGCAAGAAACATGCCTATAACTGCATTGGTGAAATGCACGTACGGGAGGATGGTGGATTACTTTGTTCAGAGAGGTCAGGCAGCAGCTCGTGAAAAGGCCGCTGGCCACATATTCTGTAAAAAGGTCATTGTAGCCATAGAAAAGAATGTTCTACTCGCAAGTGCTCATATCGTGCGCACGTACAGCATCGATAGGACAAGGTTTGAGGTGGAGGAAGGTTTTAACCAGCGAAGGCATCGCAATGGGTATGTATGGTCTCTGCGGTTGGACAATAGAACATGTGAATGTGGGAGCTTTCAAACATTCAAGTATCCATGTGACCACGCAATTGCTGCCTGTATGCATCAAAGTTTAGACTATTGGAGTTTGGTGGACCCTGTTTATACGCTTCAGAGCATATTGGACGCGTATCAAGGACAGTGGTATCCAATTGGCAATGATCTGAACATGCCACCAAGGGAAGGGGATCGAATTGTTCCAGATCCGTCCACGGCTAGGGCGAAGGGTCGTCCTAGGTCAACTCGAATAAGAAATGAGATGGACTTGACGGAGCCTCAATCGAGTCGAAGATCTGTTACGCTACAGAgatag